The Niallia circulans nucleotide sequence AGGCAGTATATAGTATGACTGCCTAATATAACCACTGTTATTTTTTATTGTTGTTTATTTGCAAAAAGCGAATGAATTTTTTTAAACCTGGTGTTTGCTGTTTTTTGTTCTTAATTAAAAAGTCTACTTGTATTTTTTTAGGTAATTCTGTGAATATGATTTCTTTTGTACTTTTTCGATTTGCTGCAATGTCTGCAGGTATTATGCTAATACCAAGTCCATCATGAACTGCTTGAATAATGGATTCTAGTGATTCAAACTCAATGATATTGGAACTATGAAAGTTGCTTTCTTTGGACAACTCCAATAATTGTTTTCGATATATGCAATTTACATCACTATTAACTATTAACGTATGATTAGAATTAATGTCAAAGGGATTAAGTTTAGGAGTTATTAGTACTATTTTCTCAAAGTAACTATAAATAACATCGCAATTAGTTATATTTTTACTACTATTTACAAATATACCATCAACTTCACCATAGAAAAGCATTTTTTCTAACGTCAAATTATTATTTGTTCTTACTTTTACATCTATATTATTATATTCTTTTAAAAAAGAAGAAAGTAAGTGAGGAATTTTAACTGCAGAAATTGTTTGAGAGGCCCCTATTTTTAATGGTTCTCTCCATTTGTTAGGATTAACAGCTGTCTTAGCTTCATCTATTAATTGTAATATTTCATTTGTATAATCTAATAATTTTTTCCCTTCTTCAGTCAATGTTACTCCCCGATTATTGCGCATAAATAACCGAACACCTAGTTCATTTTCTAAATTCTTAATCCGTTGACTAACATTTGGTTGTACATATCCCAATTTTTCCGCAGCTTTAGATACTGATTGCAGTTCTGCAACGTGTTTGAAAATCTTTAATTCATGACTTTCCAATAGTTTCACCCTTCTCGCTGGTATCATTTATAATGATACCTATCTCATTATTCTGTATTATACTCTTCATTTTGATTAAAGCATAATGTAATAGTACAAATAATTTAAAAATAAGTAAGGATGATATTGAAATGAGATTAAAGAATAAAGTAGTAATTATAACTGGTGGTGGCACTGGAGTAGGAAGAGCTACAGCTGTAAAACTAGCAGCTGAGGGTGCAAAAGTAGTGATAAATTACAACCAATCTGATATGGAAGCTCTTAAAGTTGTCAATGAGATAAAACAAAATGGAGGGATAGCTATTGCTCATAAAGCAAATGTAGCAAAAGAAAAGGAAGTAAAGGAATTAGTATATCAAACTGTTCAAACTTTTGGATCTGTCGATGGCTTAGTAAACAACGCGAGTATTACAGCTCAAATAGCTATGGATGACTTAGATACAGTAACAGATGAAATATGGGATTCTCTTTTCAGTGTAAATGTGAAGGGAATGTTCTATTGCATAAAAGCTGTTGTCCCTTATATGAAAAAACAACAATCTGGAGTAATAGTAAATATGGGAAGTGTAGCAGGAATTACTGGTATAGGTTCGTCCATCCCATATGCAGCAACAAAATCTGCTATACATACAATGACAAGGTCCTTAGCTATTGCATTGGCACCTTCAATAAGAGTTAATAGTATTTCTCCTGGAGCTGTAGAAACAAAGTGGTGGGCTGGTAATGAAAAGAAGATGTATCAACTTGCAGGTAAATTACCACTACAAAGGATTTCCACACCAGAGGATATAGCAGAAGCTATAATTTTTCAACTAACTCAAGAGTCTATAACGGGGCAAGTATTTACTATAGATAATGGTCAAACCCTCTAATTTAAGAGGGTTTATTTTATAAGGACAGGATAAGCTATCATTTTACATTTATTCATCAAAAAAAGCATTCTTGTATTAATAAAGAGAAAAATCTCTTATGTCATAAACATGGTAGGATAGTGGAAGAAGGAGAAAAATGAATAATGCGTATTTGACTCTTTGGTATCAGGTCATACTAAGTTAAAAAGGTGTGGCTTTATGAAACAAACATTTTTTCTTTTAACATTAATTACTGTAATTTTTCTTACAGGATTTGTTAAGAAAGACCAAGATAAATGCCTTCATTGTAAAGAATGCTATGATACCGCTTGGGATGACGGGTATAGGATGGGTTATGGTACAGGAACTGTAAATGAAAGGTACCGTATCGCAAGAAGCTTGATTCAATTAGGAAAAACGGATGAAGAACTTGTTCACATGA carries:
- a CDS encoding SDR family NAD(P)-dependent oxidoreductase, with protein sequence MRLKNKVVIITGGGTGVGRATAVKLAAEGAKVVINYNQSDMEALKVVNEIKQNGGIAIAHKANVAKEKEVKELVYQTVQTFGSVDGLVNNASITAQIAMDDLDTVTDEIWDSLFSVNVKGMFYCIKAVVPYMKKQQSGVIVNMGSVAGITGIGSSIPYAATKSAIHTMTRSLAIALAPSIRVNSISPGAVETKWWAGNEKKMYQLAGKLPLQRISTPEDIAEAIIFQLTQESITGQVFTIDNGQTL
- a CDS encoding LysR family transcriptional regulator, which gives rise to MESHELKIFKHVAELQSVSKAAEKLGYVQPNVSQRIKNLENELGVRLFMRNNRGVTLTEEGKKLLDYTNEILQLIDEAKTAVNPNKWREPLKIGASQTISAVKIPHLLSSFLKEYNNIDVKVRTNNNLTLEKMLFYGEVDGIFVNSSKNITNCDVIYSYFEKIVLITPKLNPFDINSNHTLIVNSDVNCIYRKQLLELSKESNFHSSNIIEFESLESIIQAVHDGLGISIIPADIAANRKSTKEIIFTELPKKIQVDFLIKNKKQQTPGLKKFIRFLQINNNKK